The genomic DNA GCGCCTTTGCTTGCCGCGGAGGGGGGCTATAAAACGGGCGCGAGATCCAGATCTGGGCCGATGCGACCGCCCTCGCTGCTCTCCCTCACCCTCGACTCGGCGCTCCTCCGCATCGCCCACATCGCCGACATCTCCCACCTCCCCGACCACCTCGTCATCGACCTCTTCCGTGTAGGTACCCCGCACCGCCCTCCGACCCTGTAGGGTCCGTTGCTCGTGCTGAGAATTAGTTCTGGTTCGATCATGTTGGGCATGGTCTGTAGGCGCTCGTTTAGCGGTTATTATGCTGCCTGATCCGTTCTGGTTTCAACTTTCAAGGTTGATAGAACTTAGTTGAATGGTGGGGCAAGGGTTCACATCTACTGTTCTGGGTCTCGCGCCTTTGCTAAAAGTAGTCAAAGTGGTGATGTGCGATCAATTCTGATTGTTTTGTCCCATGTTGGATACTGCATTCATCTTGCTAATGTTACCTTTAGAAGTCATGAAAGTGTTGAAAATTATTTACTCTGGTGGTGGGGAAATAGTAGTGGATGCCTTAATGTTAGTCATGACGAGACAGAATTTGGAAAGCACTAGTGCCGTAATCTTGTTTCTGTAATTAGACACATGTAATTTTGGAACCATTATCATTTTCTAGTTATGATGGAGGTCAGATCATTTCTCTGTCAAGGATTTGAGATATCCCACAAGAGGGTGGAGTGATGTCCCCTTGTGTCAGTTTTTGCATATTTGTGAATGCTATGCTTATCGTTCCTGCATTTTGATGGCAGAGAACCCTGAGTGCTGGTAAGCTGACCGAGAAAGTTCTGAAGTTGTTTCTGGCAACCGGCTGTGAGGAAATCGTCTTGGCCGTTCAATTGCTAAACATTAAGCAACCACTTGTACCAGTGCTTCCCACAAGTGTGTTTGTTATCTTATTACCCTTGCTGATTCGGTTGTCATGCCACATCAGCTTTTGTTTTGACACAACAATCTACTTGTTTGCAGGGTGCTCCGAGAGGTTCTAGACCTGTTGGTGCTTAGATCATTTTGATTCCCTGAGAAGATGTCTTCGGTAATTCAAGACAGTGAAGTTGACATTGTGATCGCAGCAGTCCAGCCCAACCTGACCACCTTCTTTGAAGCATGGCGGCCATTTTTCTCTCGTTTCCACATCATTGTTGTCAAAGATCCAGACATGACAGAGAATCTTCAAATCCCCACTGGCTTTGATCTCAAGGTTTATACAAAGTCAGATATTGATGGAGTGCTTGGCGCCACGTCCATCAACTTCTCTGGTCACTCATGCCGTTACTTTGGGTATCTTGTCTCACGGAAGAAGTATGTGATTTCAATCGATGACAATTGCCTCCCAGCGAAGGACACTGCTGGGTCCACTGTTGATGTTGTTGCACAGCACATAGCCAATTTGAAGACACCTGCCACACCTTTCTTTTTCAACACGCTCTATGATCCATACCGGAAAGGTGCTGATTTTGTCCGTGGTTACCCATTCAGCCTGCGTGAGGGGGTTGAGTGCATGCTCTCATGTGGTTTGTGGCTGCATAACGCTGACTACGACCCAATGACTCATGTTGTGAAGAGAAATCAGCGGAACACAACCTATGTGGATGCTGTAATGACAGTTCCTCTTGGTGCAATGCTGCCTGTGAGTGGGATAAATGTTGCATTTAATCGTGAGGTGTTGGGGCCTGCTATTTTCCCAGGCCTGCGGCTACGTAAAGAAGGGAAGCACAGATGGGATACCCTTGAAGATGTGTGGAATGGCTTGTGTGCTAAAGTAGTGTGCGACAGCTTAGGGTATGGTGTGAAGACTGGACTGCCTTATGTGATGAGAAGTGATGCAGAAGCAGGTAAAGCTCTGGAGAGCTTGAAAGAATGGGAAGGGGTTAAAATCATGGATGAAGTTCTTCCATTCTTCCAATCACTCAAACTATCAAGGACTGCCGTTACTGTTGAGGATTGTGTGAAGGAGCTAGCAAGCATTGTCCGGGAGAAACTAGGGCCAAAGAATGCGATCTTCACCAAAGCAGCTGATGCCATGGTGGAATGGAACAACATCTGGAAGTCTCATGCAGCTCGGGATGCTTAGTTTGGAGTTTGTGTGTTACGACAAAGCATAATTGTTTGGAATTTGTTTTCAGTTTTAATCTTTTCTTGTGGAACTCGTGAAGCTGAATAAACAACGTTCCAGTATGCAGGGAATTTGGCTCGAGTAATTGAACACTTGATTGTATACGCTTAAGAACAGTAATGTACTATCAAAAGAACCTTTCATGTTCTTACATTCAAGGTTTTTTTTACCGACTGGTGGGACAAAACCGCCGCCCACTGGTAGCGGTAAactggaccggtttgaccggttaccggaaaaaaccggccaaattcaaaattcaaaccaAAAACTCATGTTCAACCGGTTTCTATCGGTTAgccaaccggtttgaccggttatcggtcggtttgagtggtaaccggccaaatttaatttttttttgtttaaattcaaatgcctgTAAAGTATattaaatgaatgtttgtataacatgttttagtctaAATAAACTCTTCaatcctcttttgtactacttttatattgtatttgtatatttttatatgcacgttttttttatttaacttcaaatgctcgcaaagtatactaaatgaacgaatatttgaaaattttgacacTATTAGATTTGTCGCAACTTAAAGTATTTTAAAgatttttttggaaatttttcattttttgaaattcaaatttgaattttgaatttgggccggtttgaaaccgtccggaaccggaaccggcccggtaaccgatcaaaccggaccAGTTCCGGTCGGTATTTTTAACCCTGCTTACATTCAACAGAATGTAGAGTACCTGCTCAGAGCACcggcctctatttaaatacGGTGTCCGCAATAATATCAGCCATGTTTCTTAGTGTCATTATCCTAGGATAAAAGCATGATCCAGTCATTATCCTAGGATAAACAGGGCCTGAAGCAAGAGGCCATTGATATGGGCATATAGCCACCAAACTCACAAGAAAGATATTTTAAGATTTTACCAACACATTATACAGCAAAACAGGTCAACATGGCTTTTGTTTTGTAGTTTGGAGAAGTCTAATTTACAATTTCTTCACTAACATACGCTAAATATAAACAACCACGAAGAACAGAACCATCTTATCCTGCACCAGAACGTTGAACCTTTCTCCCGATAAAAGAAGGAACAGGTACAACATGAGTCTGGTGCTCAGGTGAAATCACCACAGAAACAGAAAAGGGACACCTTTTCCTCTTGGGCAAACATATACAACTTGAGAGGAAAATACATGacccaccaaaatcacaaaacagtGTTGATATGCAGCGCTTTCAACAATGAGGTGGCCATTTGTTTGACCAACACTTGTTGGCCACCGCGTTGCCCATCCCTGCGTTCTTCAATGAGATTTTGTAGCTTTTGGGGAAGGTCATTCTCTACTATGAGCTGCTTTGGTCGAGGATGGTGCTCATAGACAACCTGGAAAAGTTCCATACACCATAAAGTTCAGATTCTACATGACTACAAGAATCATTTGACAGAGTTACTAAAATGCAGGACCATTTGATCCAGCTATGACTAGATGTCAAACCTTTATGAGTTTCAGCAAAGTCAAGCGAGCAATAGCTTCTCGATGGTCAAGTCTTGCAATAAGCAATGTTGTCAAACCATTGGTGGCCATTGCAGTATTTATCCGAGAAGATTTCCTGCAGAAGACATTGCGTACAATGTACTAATCAGTAATCTGTAGCACAATCGCAGACAATCAGGCAATGCCACCTCATATTCTTACGTGATTATCTTCAAGAAAGCATCCAATGTATGAACAAAATATTGTTCTGGGCAGTCCTGGAAGAATTTCACTAATTTCTGAATTGCCTCTTTCTTCAACAGCGCTTGTTCTACTTTTCTGTGATCATTATCATGAGCCAAACAAACAGCAATAGAATCTAATGCTGTGCATGCCCATGCATCATCCTCCAAAAGATTTAAGTACACATCTAGCCCTCCATGAGCCCTCAACTGCTCTCTAGAGTTGCGAGAAGCATGGGCCATATCACACAGCAAAGGCAGGGCATACTGCCTTAGGGGTGAGTCTGACATAACAAAATTCATCAAGTGAGGGATGATCCCATTTTCAGCTGCTTGTTCCTGTCTTCTTTTATTAATCTTGCAAAGGTTGAACAAAGCGTTGAGGACCTAGAGACAGGTTAGAGGTAGTTATTATGTGctgaaaacataaataaacagaAGGCAAGTTGTCCACATGGTTCTGAGAAATTAGTTATTTAACAATAACCACTTTTCAACTCAGACTGTACACCAGTGTTACATGGACACGGGTGCGGGTGTCTGTATCCGACTCGGGTGCAGGTGTCCGattcgttagaattttttgggaCACAGCAAATAACACTTGGAATCCGACACGGGTGTCGGAATCCGACACGGGTGCGGGGTATCCGACTCGGCAAAAAAATTAAGACACGGGTGTCCGGGTAACACAGCTGTACACATAAAAGGTGCACAGCTACAAGCACATTGTCATTGCAAACAATGCCATTCTGTTGCCTAAAACCTTTTCCAAACAGTTTTTTCTCGAACGGCGCAGGACTGCGCGCCATTTCATTTAAGATAGAAGAAAGGAATGAGTACAGAGGTTAGACAACCCCTGTACTCAGTACAACCCACACCACTAAGTCGACTcttacaaaagaaaaacaacccAGGACCACGCCCCCAGGACCTAAGGTGCCGGATGCCGCGACCTTTTCCAAACAGTCAGGTGATGGTTTGCTCCAACTTCGATTACGCTATATAAATTGCATACTGGCTATGTAAAAAGAGGCATAAACTTTGCTCATTTACACATACATAATACCACAAAGCCACAGCACCCTCTGACTTAAGAGCAGTAGACCAAGACTCCAACCAGCTAATATAGAAACATGGGCCACAACTTAATGTCAATAATATTGACTCAAAATGTTTCACCACATAAAAACAAAAAGGACATGCTAGCTGGTACAATTTTCTTCCCCTGGTAAGCATGCTCGGATAAAACAAAGAAGTGCGCACCTCACTATGTATTTGATATACCAGAGGTCCATCATGAAGTTCAAGAATCGGTATCAGATGCTTGATTGCATCTGTGCGTTGAAGTGTCTCAAGACAATTAGGATCACCAGACAAATGATTAATACACCTAAGAATCTGCACAAAAAGAACAACCAGTTCCATAACAGAAACAATAAGGAAAAAGAAATCAGTCACATGACCAAGTAGATAGCAGAAACAATCGAATGCTTTAGGCTTTACCTTAAGAAGAATAGGAGGTTCTATCTTGTTGAACATCTGGAAAATCCGTGCAAGAAGGCTTTGGCTGGCCATAAGAGATTTTACCACTGTGTCTGCTTGTGCAAACTCCAAAAGAAGATCGGCCACTTTCTCAAGATACTCACGTGCAACATCTGCGCTCATGGAAGAGAACATCTGAGCTAATGGACCAGATGATGTTGTACTCCCTGGTCTTAAATTGAGCACTCCTGATCCAGATAACACACCAGATGCTGTTTGCGATGCAGCTCCAGAAGTAGATGCTCCTTCATTAGATACACCTGCTGAAGGTGCATATTTCATACTTTGAACTCTGTTTGAATCTTTTACACTAGAATCAATATGGCCATTTTCCCTTCCATGTCTAGAGACCTCTGCATGAAGTTCAAAAATCAGTTTGTTAGCACATAAAGAGGTCTTGGGCCATAGCATCAAACATTTCCATACTTCATATGGATGATTCCTTCTGTACTAAAAATGCTGGTGATTTACATAAGCGAAACTAAGGACTGGAAACTAATTTATCCTTTCTTTCCCTCAAACATGCAGGATACACACAGAGAGTAGCACAGCACCATTCACAGAACCATGAATGAACAGTGAGCAGGCCCTAGGGTGGTTTTGTGCTGGATCCTTCCTCAATAAACACAGGCTTCTTACCACTTAAAAGAACATAAGGGACCTGAGCAACAAAATAATCCAACAGCAAGGTCCTAAGTACATTTGCTCCAAATTTGCAAAATATAGCAGTACGTAAATAATTGAAGCAAGGTACACAAGTAATACAGGAGATGTGAAAAGTCAGTGACTATTCCTCTGAAATATTTTAATACAGTGACTATTCTCTGTTCTGGTCTTGGACAGAAGTAATATAGGTCTATAGCctgagagtttttttttctgtgtgTAACTTTAGTCTATCCTTTTTACTTGTCAGTAACTAGAGCATAGGTGCTTTCAAGGTAACTTGTGTACCACATTGTGCAGACATGAGGTGGATAGTAATACTGACTCTCTTTTTTTCCAGTTGATAGGGGAACTTGTTTGCGGAAAGAAGGTATATAGGTATATTGGAACCAGAAGCAAACCAAAAAGACAAGGCATATAAAATAAAGAAATGACAAATCTCAATGATGAGATTCTGGAACTCTGACATCCAAATGTGGTATTAACATaaatggaaagaagaaaaaatgataAGTTAAGAATACGATGGGATGATGAATAAAGGATTATGCAGAATGGTAATATTCTAGTGTAGGTCTTTTTGTCCATGTGTAACAAAACCAAAAAGTTTAGCATTTGATCAACAGTAAACTATCAGAAAAGAGGAGTCAAACATAGAGTAAACTGCTTAAGTGACAGAAATGCAGAATGCACGATGGGTGGATACACCAATATGCTAAAAACTGAAGTCTGGAATAAAGGGCACAGAATAAAGTACCAGCAAATTCCGCCATTATTAAGTCAAGTTCACCATTTGTTTTCCTCTCTGTTGATGCGTGTAATAACGGCAAAATGGTTTCATGCCTTCCCAATCCAGATAAGTGGTGAACGTAATCAAGTTGTCCAGATACATGTCGAGAAGGTGGTTCTTTCTCCAACAAACTCAATAGAGGCCGGACTTGGTCATTTTGACCGCTATTATGACCATTTGAAACTAGTTCTATGTGCTTTGGTGATCTATCTGTAGATGTTCTTCCTGCAGAAACACTAAGCCTCGGTGTCCTAACCAAGTCATTCTCGTTCCTCTCTATGTTACCAACACCAGTTTTATCACTAAACCTAGGAGATGACGAAGAATCAATTAATATATGGTGCTTATCTGTATCTGCTTGTAAGGATTGCAGAGAACCAGATGAATGGTGATGATCCAGCCTTGCTTTGGAATTTTCAATAAATGAAGGGTCTAATTGACCAGATCTTCGTCGGGGGGTTGAGCCATTTTGTGTTACTGAAGCGCCTGACCCTGAGATGGAAGCAAATCTTGTTGCTTCATTCAAGCTATGAAGAGTATTCACCAGCCTAAGAAGTATCCCATTTTTTGCCGCTATACGGCAGAAATCATTTCTAAGAGTTGAATGCTGTAGTTTGAAGACCTGCCATATGCCATCAATTGCAAGATGAACCATATCCCTGCAAATTTAAAATATATTCTGGCATTAGTTAGATACAAGCATTTAAACAATGAATACACAAGAAAAATCTGAAGAGAAGATTTATGTCAACAATCAGATGACTTGCCTGTATTTTGCATAATCAGGCTCCAAAAAGCTCACCAAAACAGGGATCCCTTGGCATGCAATGAACATTTGCAATGTCAAGGTGCTGGAGATGGAAATTAAATATTAGTAAACCAGAGCATTAATTCCCTCCACTTTTTTATTAAAATAAGAAACCATCAACTATGTCGGAGTAAAAAAAGACCTGGCCTGACAAAGCTGCTGAAGAAACAAGGATGCTTGCACCCGAACATCCTTTGGACGATTTGGCTCTGCAAAATTCATCACCACTGGAATCTGCAGATAGTTTTTAAATATCAACTATCACTCCACAAAAGTATGGAGGTCATGAATTGCATGGGA from Panicum virgatum strain AP13 chromosome 7N, P.virgatum_v5, whole genome shotgun sequence includes the following:
- the LOC120682664 gene encoding MAP3K epsilon protein kinase 1-like isoform X5 codes for the protein MASRQHNAQFHKSKTLDNKYMLGDEIGKGAYGRVYKGLDLENGDFVAIKQVSLENIPQEDLNIIMQEIDLLKNLNHKNIVKYLGSLKTKSHLHIILEYVENGSLANIIKPNKFGPFPESLVAVYIAQVLEGLVYLHEQGVIHRDIKGANILTTKEGLVKLADFGVATKLTEADINTHSVVGTPYWMAPEVIEMSGVCAASDIWSVGCTVIELLTCAPPYYDLQPMPALFRIVQDVHPPIPEGLSPEITDFLRQCFQKDAMQRPDAKTLLMHPWLQNSRRALPASLRQPTPLRNIDGDDEGSVHNSAGFCTPGDSQTPITSNVEQENGRKEPILESAAQNKPDELPDGNLKPTEDSSSNNLAVMKDNIVLNKDPTLVLHEKLPVDASSGDADLNGKVMAHEVQVGLPSKMEPESKGSSSLEDGDVFSFQAGRQNIDYQKVVESSVEVPKELSRFSDKPGDASLEDLFPPIDRQGNYGAEASTSTTDHELPYNGVSNDLAKVLNARVAEKQKGNDSESTNGGKLIEIADRLQDIDAQGFGDNIAGESLFPWQEYSKIVTQLKPGESEDVILSACQKLLLYFSHRPGQKQIYVTQNGFLPLMELLELPKNRILSSVLQLINNIVKDNTGFLENACLVGLIPVVMNFAEPNRPKDVRVQASLFLQQLCQASTLTLQMFIACQGIPVLVSFLEPDYAKYRDMVHLAIDGIWQVFKLQHSTLRNDFCRIAAKNGILLRLVNTLHSLNEATRFASISGSGASVTQNGSTPRRRSGQLDPSFIENSKARLDHHHSSGSLQSLQADTDKHHILIDSSSSPRFSDKTGVGNIERNENDLVRTPRLSVSAGRTSTDRSPKHIELVSNGHNSGQNDQVRPLLSLLEKEPPSRHVSGQLDYVHHLSGLGRHETILPLLHASTERKTNGELDLIMAEFAEVSRHGRENGHIDSSVKDSNRVQSMKYAPSAGVSNEGASTSGAASQTASDVAREYLEKVADLLLEFAQADTVVKSLMASQSLLARIFQMFNKIEPPILLKILRCINHLSGDPNCLETLQRTDAIKHLIPILELHDGPLVYQIHSEVLNALFNLCKINKRRQEQAAENGIIPHLMNFVMSDSPLRQYALPLLCDMAHASRNSREQLRAHGGLDVYLNLLEDDAWACTALDSIAVCLAHDNDHRKVEQALLKKEAIQKLVKFFQDCPEQYFVHTLDAFLKIITKSSRINTAMATNGLTTLLIARLDHREAIARLTLLKLIKVVYEHHPRPKQLIVENDLPQKLQNLIEERRDGQRGGQQVLVKQMATSLLKALHINTVL
- the LOC120682664 gene encoding MAP3K epsilon protein kinase 1-like isoform X4, coding for MASRQHNAQFHKSKTLDNKYMLGDEIGKGAYGRVYKGLDLENGDFVAIKQVSLENIPQEDLNIIMQEIDLLKNLNHKNIVKYLGSLKTKSHLHIILEYVENGSLANIIKPNKFGPFPESLVAVYIAQVLEGLVYLHEQGVIHRDIKGANILTTKEGLVKLADFGVATKLTEADINTHSVVGTPYWMAPEVIEMSGVCAASDIWSVGCTVIELLTCAPPYYDLQPMPALFRIVQDVHPPIPEGLSPEITDFLRQCFQKDAMQRPDAKTLLMHPWLQNSRRALPASLRQPTPLRNIDGDDEGSVHNSAGFCTPGDSQTPITSNVEQENGRKEPILESAAQNKPDELPDGNLKPTEDSSSNNLAVMKDNIVLNKDPTLVLHEKLPVDASSGDADLNGKVMAHEVQVGLPSKMEPESKGSSSLEDGDVFSFQAGRQNIDYQKVVESSVEVPKELSRFSDKPGDASLEDLFPPIDRQGNYGAEASTSTTDHELPYNGVSNDLAKVLNARVAEKQKGNDSESTNGGKLIEIADRLQDIDAQGFGDNIAGESLFPWQEYSKIVTQLKPGESEDVILSACQKLLLYFSHRPGQKQIYVTQNGFLPLMELLELPKNRILSSVLQLINNIVKDNTGFLENACLVGLIPVVMNFAEPNRPKDVRVQASLFLQQLCQASTLTLQMFIACQGIPVLVSFLEPDYAKYRDMVHLAIDGIWQVFKLQHSTLRNDFCRIAAKNGILLRLVNTLHSLNEATRFASISGSGASVTQNGSTPRRRSGQLDPSFIENSKARLDHHHSSGSLQSLQADTDKHHILIDSSSSPRFSDKTGVGNIERNENDLVRTPRLSVSAGRTSTDRSPKHIELVSNGHNSGQNDQVRPLLSLLEKEPPSRHVSGQLDYVHHLSGLGRHETILPLLHASTERKTNGELDLIMAEFAEVSRHGRENGHIDSSVKDSNRVQSMKYAPSAGVSNEGASTSGAASQTASGVLSGSGVLNLRPGSTTSSGPLAQMFSSMSADVAREYLEKVADLLLEFAQADTVVKSLMASQSLLARIFQMFNKIEPPILLKILRCINHLSGDPNCLETLQRTDAIKHLIPILELHDGPLVYQIHSEVLNALFNLCKINKRRQEQAAENGIIPHLMNFVMSDSPLRQYALPLLCDMAHASRNSREQLRAHGGLDVYLNLLEDDAWACTALDSIAVCLAHDNDHRKVEQALLKKEAIQKLVKFFQDCPEQYFVHTLDAFLKIITKSSRINTAMATNGLTTLLIARLDHREAIARLTLLKLIKVVYEHHPRPKQLIVENDLPQKLQNLIEERRDGQRGGQQVLVKQMATSLLKALHINTVL
- the LOC120682664 gene encoding MAP3K epsilon protein kinase 1-like isoform X2, translating into MASRQHNAQFHKSKTLDNKYMLGDEIGKGAYGRVYKGLDLENGDFVAIKQVSLENIPQEDLNIIMQEIDLLKNLNHKNIVKYLGSLKTKSHLHIILEYVENGSLANIIKPNKFGPFPESLVAVYIAQVLEGLVYLHEQGVIHRDIKGANILTTKEGLVKLADFGVATKLTEADINTHSVVGTPYWMAPEVIEMSGVCAASDIWSVGCTVIELLTCAPPYYDLQPMPALFRIVQDVHPPIPEGLSPEITDFLRQCFQKDAMQRPDAKTLLMHPWLQNSRRALPASLRQPTPLRNIDGDDEGSVHNSAGFCTPGDSQTPITSNVEQENGRKEPILESAAQNKPDELPDGNLKPTEDSSSNNLAVMKDNIVLNKDPTLVLHEKLPVDASSGDADLNGKVMAHEVQVGLPSKMEPESKGSSSLEDGDVFSFQAGRQNIDYQKVVESSVEVPKELSRFSDKPGDASLEDLFPPIDRQGNYGAEASTSTTDHELPYNGVSNDLAKVLNARVAEKQKGNDSESTNGGKLIEIADRLQDIDAQGFGDNIAGESLFPWQEYSKIVTQLKPGESEDVILSACQKLLLYFSHRPGQKQIYVTQNGFLPLMELLELPKNRILSSVLQLINNIVKDNTGFLENACLVGLIPVVMNFAEPNRPKDVRVQASLFLQQLCQASTLTLQMFIACQGIPVLVSFLEPDYAKYRDMVHLAIDGIWQVFKLQHSTLRNDFCRIAAKNGILLRLVNTLHSLNEATRFASISGSGASVTQNGSTPRRRSGQLDPSFIENSKARLDHHHSSGSLQSLQADTDKHHILIDSSSSPRFSDKTGVGNIERNENDLVRTPRLSVSAGRTSTDRSPKHIELVSNGHNSGQNDQVRPLLSLLEKEPPSRHVSGQLDYVHHLSGLGRHETILPLLHASTERKTNGELDLIMAEFAEVSRHGRENGHIDSSVKDSNRVQSMKYAPSAGVSNEGASTSGAASQTASGVLSGSGVLNLRPGSTTSSGPLAQMFSSMSADVAREYLEKVADLLLEFAQADTVVKSLMASQSLLARIFQMFNKIEPPILLKVKPKAFDCFCYLLGHVTDFFFLIVSVMELVVLFVQILRCINHLSGDPNCLETLQRTDAIKHLIPILELHDGPLVYQIHSEVLNALFNLCKINKRRQEQAAENGIIPHLMNFVMSDSPLRQYALPLLCDMAHASRNSREQLRAHGGLDVYLNLLEDDAWACTALDSIAVCLAHDNDHRKVEQALLKKEAIQKLVKFFQDCPEQYFVHTLDAFLKIITKSSRINTAMATNGLTTLLIARLDHREAIARLTLLKLIKVVYEHHPRPKQLIVENDLPQKLQNLIEERRDGQRGGQQVLVKQMATSLLKALHINTVL
- the LOC120682664 gene encoding MAP3K epsilon protein kinase 1-like isoform X6, whose translation is MSGVCAASDIWSVGCTVIELLTCAPPYYDLQPMPALFRIVQDVHPPIPEGLSPEITDFLRQCFQKDAMQRPDAKTLLMHPWLQNSRRALPASLRQPTPLRNIDGDDEGSVHNSAGFCTPGDSQTPITSNVEQENGRKEPILESAAQNKPDELPDGNLKPTEDSSSNNLAVMKDNIVLNKDPTLVLHEKLPVDASSGDADLNGKVMAHEVQVGLPSKMEPESKGSSSLEDGDVFSFQAGRQNIDYQKVVESSVEVPKELSRFSDKPGDASLEDLFPPIDRQGNYGAEASTSTTDHELPYNGVSNDLAKVLNARVAEKQKGNDSESTNGGKLIEIADRLQDIDAQGFGDNIAGESLFPWQEYSKIVTQLKPGESEDVILSACQKLLLYFSHRPGQKQIYVTQNGFLPLMELLELPKNRILSSVLQLINNIVKDNTGFLENACLVGLIPVVMNFAEPNRPKDVRVQASLFLQQLCQASTLTLQMFIACQGIPVLVSFLEPDYAKYRDMVHLAIDGIWQVFKLQHSTLRNDFCRIAAKNGILLRLVNTLHSLNEATRFASISGSGASVTQNGSTPRRRSGQLDPSFIENSKARLDHHHSSGSLQSLQADTDKHHILIDSSSSPRFSDKTGVGNIERNENDLVRTPRLSVSAGRTSTDRSPKHIELVSNGHNSGQNDQVRPLLSLLEKEPPSRHVSGQLDYVHHLSGLGRHETILPLLHASTERKTNGELDLIMAEFAEVSRHGRENGHIDSSVKDSNRVQSMKYAPSAGVSNEGASTSGAASQTASGVLSGSGVLNLRPGSTTSSGPLAQMFSSMSADVAREYLEKVADLLLEFAQADTVVKSLMASQSLLARIFQMFNKIEPPILLKILRCINHLSGDPNCLETLQRTDAIKHLIPILELHDGPLVYQIHSEVLNALFNLCKINKRRQEQAAENGIIPHLMNFVMSDSPLRQYALPLLCDMAHASRNSREQLRAHGGLDVYLNLLEDDAWACTALDSIAVCLAHDNDHRKVEQALLKKEAIQKLVKFFQDCPEQYFVHTLDAFLKIITKSSRINTAMATNGLTTLLIARLDHREAIARLTLLKLIKVVYEHHPRPKQLIVENDLPQKLQNLIEERRDGQRGGQQVLVKQMATSLLKALHINTVL
- the LOC120682664 gene encoding MAP3K epsilon protein kinase 1-like isoform X1, translated to MASRQHNAQFHKSKTLDNKYVSTLASPTSDPGKIRVLCGRFSFGGALLSLTVLVGARAQMLGDEIGKGAYGRVYKGLDLENGDFVAIKQVSLENIPQEDLNIIMQEIDLLKNLNHKNIVKYLGSLKTKSHLHIILEYVENGSLANIIKPNKFGPFPESLVAVYIAQVLEGLVYLHEQGVIHRDIKGANILTTKEGLVKLADFGVATKLTEADINTHSVVGTPYWMAPEVIEMSGVCAASDIWSVGCTVIELLTCAPPYYDLQPMPALFRIVQDVHPPIPEGLSPEITDFLRQCFQKDAMQRPDAKTLLMHPWLQNSRRALPASLRQPTPLRNIDGDDEGSVHNSAGFCTPGDSQTPITSNVEQENGRKEPILESAAQNKPDELPDGNLKPTEDSSSNNLAVMKDNIVLNKDPTLVLHEKLPVDASSGDADLNGKVMAHEVQVGLPSKMEPESKGSSSLEDGDVFSFQAGRQNIDYQKVVESSVEVPKELSRFSDKPGDASLEDLFPPIDRQGNYGAEASTSTTDHELPYNGVSNDLAKVLNARVAEKQKGNDSESTNGGKLIEIADRLQDIDAQGFGDNIAGESLFPWQEYSKIVTQLKPGESEDVILSACQKLLLYFSHRPGQKQIYVTQNGFLPLMELLELPKNRILSSVLQLINNIVKDNTGFLENACLVGLIPVVMNFAEPNRPKDVRVQASLFLQQLCQASTLTLQMFIACQGIPVLVSFLEPDYAKYRDMVHLAIDGIWQVFKLQHSTLRNDFCRIAAKNGILLRLVNTLHSLNEATRFASISGSGASVTQNGSTPRRRSGQLDPSFIENSKARLDHHHSSGSLQSLQADTDKHHILIDSSSSPRFSDKTGVGNIERNENDLVRTPRLSVSAGRTSTDRSPKHIELVSNGHNSGQNDQVRPLLSLLEKEPPSRHVSGQLDYVHHLSGLGRHETILPLLHASTERKTNGELDLIMAEFAEVSRHGRENGHIDSSVKDSNRVQSMKYAPSAGVSNEGASTSGAASQTASGVLSGSGVLNLRPGSTTSSGPLAQMFSSMSADVAREYLEKVADLLLEFAQADTVVKSLMASQSLLARIFQMFNKIEPPILLKILRCINHLSGDPNCLETLQRTDAIKHLIPILELHDGPLVYQIHSEVLNALFNLCKINKRRQEQAAENGIIPHLMNFVMSDSPLRQYALPLLCDMAHASRNSREQLRAHGGLDVYLNLLEDDAWACTALDSIAVCLAHDNDHRKVEQALLKKEAIQKLVKFFQDCPEQYFVHTLDAFLKIITKSSRINTAMATNGLTTLLIARLDHREAIARLTLLKLIKVVYEHHPRPKQLIVENDLPQKLQNLIEERRDGQRGGQQVLVKQMATSLLKALHINTVL